TTCTGCTATCCTTAacataaaaaatagaaacatcaaaagatATTCAGATATATTCTTAGACAAGTAAAAGATCAGCTCACAGACCTGAAGAATACCCAGCACAAGGACAAAAATGCCAAGGCCCCTGTGTGCAGTAACATTTGCATGCAGTTTGTCATATAGTGCGACTCCAGCCACCACAGCCGCAAGACCAAAAACAAATCCAATAAGTTGAATGACCACATGAAGGTAAAACCATAATGGATCCCATTGCTTGCAATATCTTGCAACAATGGCTCCTATAGGTAAGAGCACACCCCATCCAAATATAGCTAGTGCTCCATGGGTCCTTTTGAGATTGGATGGATAGGAGGAAGAAGCAGATGAAGTACCTGGAAACAAAGTGAAGTGTaaattctataatgaaaaagAATAAGCCGACTGGTACACTAAAGGAAGTTTGATCCAGAACTAAGACGCAATGGCATAAAACATAGAATGTCCAAAGATTCCACGAACGATGCAATGGCATTATCTCTACTTTTACTAGTTACAGCACACAAGGACTTGAGAAGAAATGTTCATCATATCAGGTTAATTATCAAATGCAACCTAGCAATAAGGTGATGCAAGTAAGAGAGTTGGATATGCTGCTTTGGTTTTAAGCTCAACATGCAGGTGATTGGATGGCTTCAATTGTTGCTGGAAGAGGTCACTGATGAACATTGGTTTCAATAGTTTGGATTTAGATAATAATATTTATGATCAAGGGTTAGATTACAGATTTTAAGGTTTTCCTAAAGACTGGAAGTAGGGGCTGCTTTTGATTTTCTAACAGACTAACTTTATAAAACATGAGTGCACTACCAAGTAGGTTCGGTAAGAGGATCTTCTATTCTAGACGAAAATTTCTGGTATAAAATTCAGGGAAATAGGATGAACTACAGTTGTAAAACACAAAATCACAAACATGTATAGTGATTGTAGTACAACATTCTGCAAATATAATACCAGCTATATATGGAGTAGGTGCCCCGTTTATAAGGCAAGAAATATCAAGTGCTGCGCACAGGTGGCAGATAGGCAACTATGAGAGAATATGTTGTAATAATACTATAGTGTAGATAACAAGTATAGGAAAAATGAAGGATATTTTGTGAATTAAGGATTTTCCAAAAAACATTAAGTCTCTTTATTACACCTTAAAATTCTCAGATTTTCTACAGATCCTCTGAGAAACTTGCCTATCTGCATTCTAAGCATGTAGCTAGTTATGCAGAAAACATGCTGCATGTtgacaaaataataaatataatttcatAGCTAATCCAAGCATTAATAACCTCACAGCCAGAGAAAGGCTGAGAAAAATGGCAAGAGGAACAAAACCTGATGCGAAGTCAAAGGAAATAGATGTCTTATCATCATGTATTGTTAAGCGCTTATTGACTGGAATTTTAGTCCCAAGAGCGAACAGAAGTTTCTGCTGAGTAATTGGAGCTGAAAATTTCAATTGAAACGCTATGTAGATTTTGGCCTGATCAACAACAACTGTAGGTGGAACAGCAGCAGTCGGCAGCTGCCCCCGGTTTAATTTGACTTCTGAACTAGACTTTCCACCTAAATAGTATTGTTTGATATGAGGTATGCCAGTCTTGCCCATCCAGCCCACCATTGCACTGGAGCCAACCATCATTCCATCCTTCGAGAATCCCATCCCAACCCACCCAGTGGCATATGTAGTAGATAGGACAATGCGCAAAACATTGTCTTGGTCCTTGGAGTACTGCAACAAATGTTTCAAGAAATCGAGGGACAATATTTAGTATCTACTTCAATGAAATATAGTTCAGACAACAAACGTTTCAAGAAACTTTTCTGATAATCAAAGAAACAAAACTAGTAAATGATGCACATTGTGATGCATTATGCCTTGTTCTCGTCGATTGCTTTCATGCATGACATTTTCCATAATGTCCACGGATGACGATTCTAATAATGATCTCGGCAAATTTTATCCAAATTGTCTCACTACTTTGTAGTAATACTTTTCACCTTCCTTTCTAAACATTCATCCACtatacaccttaaggatgatgCATCTCTGTCCAAGTAAATATTCATTTAAAATCCTTCTTTAGTCTAAGAGGAAGGGGTGCTGGATCATgctacttttctttttcttttcttttataattAGGTTGAAAGGAAACCTGGCTGAAATTGGTTAGGCTTACCAACCCCCAATAACTTCACCAATTGCCCTAGTTGGCACCCTCGGTCATATTATTAAAACTCTACAAACATTATAGCAATTAGATGTTTGGGTTGCGCCTGTCATGCATTTTTTTCAGTCCTTCCATAATTCATATAGTCTATACCTAGGTTTTCGATCCTCGAAGGTGTGCATCCTCTGTAACTAAATATTTCTTGGTTTTCTTCCTCGAATATGATGTTCTTGTAGATTCAAACCAACATCAGATCATCAAGtttcacataatatatgatgaatttttccaacacttCTTGAATTGCATCATCTCCTCTCCTATTCAAATCATTCCCCTCTATGTAACTTTACAGCACTGATCCGTTT
This portion of the Phoenix dactylifera cultivar Barhee BC4 chromosome 11, palm_55x_up_171113_PBpolish2nd_filt_p, whole genome shotgun sequence genome encodes:
- the LOC103709520 gene encoding cytochrome b561 and DOMON domain-containing protein At3g61750-like; amino-acid sequence: MGRGFLSLILALGAAIGAARAQSCEEDLPAALTNYSGLACTPVWNNFILRYSKDQDNVLRIVLSTTYATGWVGMGFSKDGMMVGSSAMVGWMGKTGIPHIKQYYLGGKSSSEVKLNRGQLPTAAVPPTVVVDQAKIYIAFQLKFSAPITQQKLLFALGTKIPVNKRLTIHDDKTSISFDFASGTSSASSSYPSNLKRTHGALAIFGWGVLLPIGAIVARYCKQWDPLWFYLHVVIQLIGFVFGLAAVVAGVALYDKLHANVTAHRGLGIFVLVLGILQVIAFFLRPDKDSKIRKYWNWYHHWAGRLALFFAAVNIALGIKVGGAGSSWKIGYGFNLAILLIASIVLEVLLWTRWSKRSAAYPTTY